One part of the Paenibacillus silvisoli genome encodes these proteins:
- a CDS encoding copper amine oxidase N-terminal domain-containing protein translates to MNRKNLILSSLIAATVISAGSAPVAHGARYLDAAGVPSAVTFKINDVNYSNSTGNHSLPAAPFVINGTTMVPVRAAAESLGASISWNDKSQLITLSGKGFGTVKYTIHSSYAVNAKGEKIKLPEQVRQTKGTVFVPVRSLASLMDARLQWEPYTHKITLSNPSQTPSNLNFNYQFTKDMEGWKGGFADLPIDYDKEIYELDFARQLLPVDKNTANYGLKLSGHNRSDDLFMYLSKGMNGFKPNASYNVNLKFSMYTDAGGGMVGIGGSPAESIFIKAGILSNEPLSVPASSPGSEYYRMNVDIGSQGAGGKDVKVIGNAAKPNAEQSGYQRVEFNYSAKVTANAKGEIFILIGADSGFEGLTTLYFDDVNVTAQAS, encoded by the coding sequence ATGAATCGAAAAAATCTGATATTGTCTAGTCTTATTGCTGCGACTGTCATTTCGGCAGGCAGCGCGCCAGTAGCACACGGAGCAAGATATCTAGATGCTGCCGGCGTTCCTTCCGCTGTAACTTTCAAAATTAATGACGTTAATTATAGCAATAGCACAGGTAACCATAGCCTGCCGGCAGCTCCTTTCGTTATAAACGGAACTACGATGGTTCCCGTGAGAGCCGCTGCCGAATCACTAGGTGCATCGATCAGTTGGAATGATAAGAGCCAACTAATTACATTGTCGGGAAAAGGCTTCGGCACTGTTAAATACACGATCCATTCATCCTATGCGGTGAATGCCAAGGGAGAGAAAATCAAACTGCCCGAACAGGTTCGTCAGACTAAAGGAACCGTGTTCGTTCCCGTCCGATCGTTAGCTTCCCTAATGGACGCCCGTTTGCAATGGGAGCCTTACACCCATAAAATTACGCTGTCCAATCCGTCACAAACTCCCAGCAATCTAAACTTCAATTATCAATTCACGAAGGATATGGAAGGATGGAAGGGCGGCTTTGCCGATTTGCCGATCGATTACGATAAAGAAATTTACGAGCTGGACTTTGCCCGTCAATTGCTTCCCGTCGACAAAAACACTGCTAATTACGGATTGAAGCTCTCGGGGCATAATCGAAGCGATGATTTGTTTATGTATCTTTCCAAAGGCATGAACGGCTTTAAGCCGAACGCTTCCTATAATGTCAACTTGAAGTTTTCGATGTACACCGATGCGGGGGGAGGAATGGTCGGTATTGGCGGATCTCCTGCCGAATCCATCTTCATAAAGGCCGGCATTCTGTCCAACGAACCGTTATCTGTTCCGGCATCATCTCCGGGGTCGGAATATTACAGAATGAATGTGGATATCGGAAGTCAAGGAGCCGGTGGCAAGGATGTCAAGGTCATCGGCAACGCCGCAAAACCGAATGCGGAGCAAAGCGGTTATCAGCGTGTTGAATTTAACTACAGCGCCAAGGTGACGGCAAATGCGAAAGGCGAGATTTTCATTCTGATCGGAGCCGATTCGGGATTCGAAGGGCTGACTACCCTGTACTTTGACGATGTCAACGTAACCGCTCAAGCTTCATAG
- a CDS encoding dihydrofolate reductase family protein: MRKLVLFMHVSLDGYASDSNGGLNWIPYNEELEKYAEEIVAEVGAPVYGRTTYRMMESYWPTVLDDPNASKHGMEHAKWLQDVKKIVISGTMDKAEWNNTMLIKDNIAEEFMTLKEQPGKNLVIFGSPGAAKTLLKLGLIDEFLLTICPVVLGGGTSIFDGGGEKVKLKLLSSRTLNSGIIAARYELEK, encoded by the coding sequence ATGAGAAAACTCGTATTGTTCATGCATGTATCGCTGGACGGGTATGCGTCGGATTCGAACGGAGGACTCAATTGGATTCCGTACAACGAGGAATTAGAGAAATATGCCGAGGAGATCGTAGCCGAGGTCGGAGCTCCCGTTTATGGGCGCACGACGTATCGCATGATGGAGAGCTACTGGCCCACGGTGCTTGACGATCCGAATGCGTCGAAGCACGGTATGGAGCATGCCAAATGGCTGCAGGATGTCAAGAAGATCGTCATTTCCGGCACGATGGACAAGGCGGAATGGAACAATACGATGCTGATCAAGGACAACATCGCAGAGGAATTCATGACGCTCAAGGAGCAGCCTGGCAAAAATCTCGTGATCTTCGGCAGTCCGGGAGCGGCGAAGACATTGCTTAAGCTGGGCCTGATCGATGAATTCCTGCTAACCATTTGTCCGGTCGTTCTAGGCGGCGGAACATCGATATTCGACGGTGGAGGCGAGAAAGTCAAGCTCAAGCTGCTGTCCAGCCGAACGCTCAACTCGGGCATTATCGCAGCCCGCTATGAGTTGGAGAAATAG